The following are encoded together in the Malaya genurostris strain Urasoe2022 chromosome 3, Malgen_1.1, whole genome shotgun sequence genome:
- the LOC131439521 gene encoding pentatricopeptide repeat-containing protein 2, mitochondrial-like yields MFRNSLTSLVRQSGYTNVVARNLYSASVLGLDGYKNYREKTKTQYMHNIDNFKRKMREFVAGSNTNMIFTEDLKNVVHLVENTPEDKKLLLDMIDKYNSQGQELRFGNYIFGPVVMRALYFLDDPELAVKLFKDEKYKGFFDQLSTYQILGDLLYQHGQYSQVRELFDVIKTRQVDSGRYPRYSVTLTFAACYKENSEESFQYAMSLWKELNAMGHTPMRKAIAFAAALALKHNKPDIALEITSSLSQANYVTIRQIKILALVALGRLDDIVPIFRAVLEVGGPLEKKQTFCREVIQQLNSRISSKDSEIPQDMQRMLEYLETNGHINDSTLDELLCQDIVTAPRKETYNNLAESYKSRGGTQQLRSFAPNRTQRSRFSRPGLADMN; encoded by the exons ATGTTTCGTAACAGTTTAACCAGTTTGGTTCGTCAGTCAGGATATA CCAACGTCGTTGCCAGAAATTTGTACTCGGCCTCGGTGCTAGGCTTAGATGGATACAAAAATTACAGAGAAAAAACTAAAACGCAGTATATGCACAACATAGATAATTTTAAACGGAAAATGCGGGAGTTTGTGGCCGGCTCAAACACCAACATGATCTTCACAGAAGACCTTAAGAATGTTGTTCATCTGGTGGAGAACACCCCAGAAGACAAAAAGCTACTTCTAGATATGATTGATAA ATACAACTCACAAGGACAAGAACTGCGGTTCGGAAACTACATTTTCGGTCCTGTGGTGATGCGTGCTCTTTATTTCCTCGATGATCCTGAGCTAGCCGTGAAACTCTTTAAGGATGAAAAATACAAAGGATTTTTCGATCAGCTTAGTACCTATCAGATTTTAGGTGATCTCTTATATCAGCACGGACAGTACTCACAAGTTCGAGAACTTTTCGATGTAATCAAAACGCGCCAAGTAGACAGCGGTCGTTACCCGCGATACTCAGTAACACTGACATTTGCTGCGTGTTATAAGGAAAATAGCGAGGAATCGTTCCAATATGCGATGAGCTTGTGGAAAGAACTGAATGCAATGGGGCACACACCAATGAGGAAAGCTATTGCATTTGCTGCGGCATTGGCGCTAAAGCATAATAAACCAGATATTGCTTTGGAAATTACAAGTTCACTATCCCAAGCAAACTACGTAACCATAAGACAAATCAAG ATTTTGGCGCTTGTTGCGTTAGGACGTTTAGATGACATTGTTCCAATCTTCCGAGCGGTTCTCGAAGTCGGAGGACCTCTGGAGAAAAAGCAGACATTTTGCCGAGAAGTTATTCAGCAACTTAATAGCAGAATATCCTCCAAGGATTCCGAGATTCCGCAAGATATGCAAAGAATGCTGGAGTATTTGGAGACAAATGGTCACATAAACGATAGTACTCTAGATGAACTACTGTGTCAAGATATCGTAACTGCTCCTAGGAAAGAAACTTACAATAACTTGGCGGAGAGTTATAAATCTAGAGGTGGTACACAGCAGTTGAGATCTTTTGCACCTAATAGAACGCAGAGATCACGTTTCTCCCGTCCTGGGTTAGCAGATATGAATTAA
- the LOC131439522 gene encoding decapping nuclease DXO homolog → MQRTNLDPAYVTDNTKSFPTISQPKIVGFFSVDSKREYIPSAKNLKYLNLPTPASGRPLQIDLNKGFQIRKPKPDSAKQEKLDHLLKFIIENQMNLRESGPDAEHTTRLNCDFVCFRGLLRMLMCTPYERKTPWIVLASRYKGTIYLCAEDTPEKLQEEATLTEQQKRFCYYGFKFEQHVLTDEPNSKPDTNSPVIESEEFCAMFRTTLEKNRILYGAEMDGIVADKPVDKNFLDADHLARLEFIEVKVKRNETNPRQVENFFRFKTRNWWCQSFLVNIQRIFVGLRDDLGMVNEIKEMSLKEIDRSSRRYWSASICTAFCSHFLDTVQRIMLNVDCPNTVYRFEYDSRRCRNVVYFVQKEPNNDSFLPNWYCSVI, encoded by the exons ATGCAACGAACAAACTTAGACCCGGCTTACGTCACCGATAACACAAAATCGTTTCCAACAATTTCACAGCCCAAAATAGTCGGTTTCTTCAGCGTCGACTCGAAACGAGAGTACATACCGTCGGCCAAAAATctcaaatatttgaatttaccgACACCGGCTTCGGGTAGACCTTTGCAGATAGATCTCAACAAAGGTTTTCAAATTCGTAAACCGAAACCGGACAGTGCCAAACAGGAAAAATTAGACCATTTACTAAAGTTTATTATTGAAAATCAGATGAACTTGCGAGAAAGTGGGCCTGATGCAGAGCACACAACTCGACTCAACTGTGATTTCGTGTGCTTCCGGGGCTTGCTGAGAATGCTGATGTGCACCCCATACGAACGCAAAACCCCGTGGATAGTTTTGGCCAGCCGCTACAAAGGAACCATTTATTTGTGTGCTGAAGATACACCGGAGAAGCTTCAAGAGGAAGCAACACTGACTGAGCAGCAGAAACGATTCTGTTATTATGGATTCAAGTTTGAACAACACGTCCTGACTG ACGAACCTAACAGTAAGCCAGATACAAACTCTCCTGTAATTGAATCCGAGGAGTTTTGCGCCATGTTTCGTACCACGCTTGAGAAAAATCGAATTTTGTATGGTGCTGAAATGGATGGGATTGTCGCAGACAAGccagttgataaaaattttcttgACGCAGATCATCTTGCACGACTTGAATTCATCGAAGTGAAAgtaaaacgaaacgaaacgaacccACGACAAGTAGAGAACTTTTTTAGGTTTAAAACTAGGAATTGGTGGTGCCAGAGCTTTCTGGTTAACATTCAACGAATATTCGTGGGTCTGAGAGATGATCTCGGCATGGTCAATGAAATCAAAGAAATGAGCTTAAAAGAAATCGACCGATCATCCCGACGATACTGGTCGGCTTCGATTTGTACTGCTTTTTGCTCTCATTTTCTTGATACGGTTCAAAGAATAATGCTAAACGTTGATTGTCCGAATACGGTCTATCGTTTCGAATATGATTCCAGAAGGTGTAGGAATGTTGTGTATTTTGTTCAAAAAGAACCAAATAACGATTCCTTCCTTCCAAATTGGTACTGTTCCGTGATATAA